In Vicia villosa cultivar HV-30 ecotype Madison, WI linkage group LG7, Vvil1.0, whole genome shotgun sequence, the DNA window ATGATGAGGTAGTGTATCATCCACACTTGCAACAATTTGAGCAAGTCTGTATTTATTGtaatcaatttatttattatgtgaAATACACATGGTTGACTCTTCATACACATTAATTTGTTGGAGCATGCACCTATTGCAGCGCAAAAAATAATGGAGACATGCTTaaaaacaatgaagtcgccaccaaagtttatttgaaaaggaaAAATATTAAGAGTTCACGACAATCATATATAAAAGCATTTACCTCTAATTAATTGCACAAAAGGTTGTATTCAATGTTATATGTCAGTAAATGTAATGCTAAGAAATTGGCCTAaaaaattgagagatattttatatcttttttatcttaattttggGTTTCATTTTgcttttttaactttaaaaaaatatctatATTGATTCTTTAACTCTTCCAAATAtctcatattaattattttttgtttaattaacgACGTCAAAATTCAGAATTTTGTTGATAAATTCATGGTTTATTagataaaaaaactaaattaaatattttaaagagtTAAGATATCaattggttttaaatatttttaaagttaaaacaCCAAAATAAACTTGGAGATTAACTTACACGAGAAAAAGGACACTAAACCAAAAAGTAATGGCACACTTCACCATGATAACATATGCAATGCCATAGGACTTGTGATCTTGATTCTATTATTATATACAATCACATGAATAAGCCTCGCCATAGAAATTAAGTTGCATTGCCATTTGATGCAACTACTTGACTAGAAATTTGTTAGTTAGTTGAAGTGCTCTTATTCTTATCGCTAGGAAGTCTATTTAGATTACTCAAATAATTAACTCTGCTTTTTTATTTCAATCTTCAATCATTATTGTAgtataaatagaaataaaacgGAATTAGCAAGTAGTTAGCCCATCAATTATTGAGAAATCAAGTAAACGAAAAGCTTCACTTACATAATAATATTTCTAAGAGCCTAGGCATATAATATAGCAAGCTAGCAGCACGCATACAGCATACATACTCCCTCTCTTAAGGTTttacaaacaaattaaaaaatgtgatgattttgtcattttattagtacattgaaaagtgagaataacattcattttaaaataaattttatttgttaaaacgaTATTCATTATGAAAGAGAGAGAGTACAATAGTAGCACATATTTAAGAGAATTTCTTATAAATTCATCATAAAAAATTGGATAGAATTATTCATaaagtaaattattataaaaatatattgaatttaaataatttaataaataattaaatataataaaattaaatggcATTTAGCAATTAGTTTAAGATACACTATCCAATTTTTAGAGATGGATGGAAAAGTTGTCACCCATATTTAATTTACACGTAATACACACTACGATCTATATAGCATTTAATGACATGTGAAATGTCATAAATTACAACAACATAACATAGTGTAACATAGTGTTAGAACAATATTTTCTACACCTCatctctaagttttgatgataacaacacatatattttatatttaaacaattttgtttctaatATTTTTTTGAGTGTGCAGATCAGAAAGCTCTGTGTGATTTAGGACTGTTGTCTAAAGAATCATCAGAAATGATAATTTCAGAAAGATTATTCTCTTTCATTTTTGTAGGTACATGGAATGCTGAAAGAATCAGAAAGAAGATCTCCATAACACTTCTCAATAAGTTGTGCTTCAAAAGTCTCAAACTTCTCTATAAGAAACAAAGTCTACCAAGATGTTGCTGCTACAGATCAGAGTCAAAGTCTACATCAGATACAAGTTGTCACGTCAAGATCAGatgtcaaatatatgtttgtCAAAAGATCTGTTGCTCATTACTCTAAAGACATAGTCAAAGATCAGCTGATAAGGATTCAATCTGAAATACATTGTAGTCGATGACTCTTGTTACGATATCTAGATGTGTTCCTCAGATATGTTGTTGCACTATTATTTAAAGACATTGTTCTATTCTTAAAGGACTCAAACATTATAGCTTGTATTGCTTGTGTTGTCCCACTATCAAACCAGTTATCTCTTCAGATACATATTTAATCTAGGAAGATCTACGTCGTACTTCAGAAAGGCTAATGTCATTACTTCTCAAAGACAAAGTTATGGTCCTATTTAGTTCTGATGTTCTTATGTTATCCCAACAAAGTAGTTTTTGAACTACTCGTcagatacatcatcaaaagaacaaagaaaagaaagtgatCTCTTCTACTACTTCAGAATCAGAAGTAcatcatttgaagataagatcGGGAAACTTTCTCATGAAGATTTAGTACAACGGTTTGCTCAACAAATCACAAATATCAAGATGTTTGTACTATTCAAAAGTTATCTTTCATGACATCACATCAAAGTTGCAAGCTACAAGCCTAAGGAGGTAAAATGTTCCTATATCCAACATCTACAATTATATTCGTTGGAAAGTAACCGTTGGCTTATGAAGAAAAAACTCTTATATTCTCTCAATGTCTCTTTCTCTAAAGACTATAAATGAAGATCAAGACTTCAAGAGAAGAGTTAATTTCTCACTGGAAAGTGAACAGCCAAAGGTGTTGGTTGCCACTGCAAAAGCCAAAAGCTATAGATTGCTACTACAAGAGCAGAAGATGTCACCAGTGCAAATTCCAAAAGCTAAAGAGGATGTTTATCGCAAATGCTAAAGCTGCAATGCTACAACAATGCGAAGAAGTCGAAGCTCAATCATTGAAGATCAAGAAGCAGAAGCCGAAGGACAAGTAAAAGAAGAGATGATTTCTACAAGATGcaattcaatttttatcatatacaTCTTTTTAGAATCTTATAAAAACAAGGTGCTATTACTCATATCTTGCTCAACACTTTTGTCTTGCATGTACTTTAAACTTTTGTGTAATTTGCTTTTTTGAGGCACTCTTGTAAACACAATGTTAATCAATTTTTAttgattgttccttgagtgaCTAATCTTAGTCTGTATACTCAAGAAGACGGTAATTGATGGTCGTCGTGGGAAATCTTCTTTAagggaccagttgggtcagaattcttaaaAGATTCGTTGATCGTTATATCTCTTAAGGGACCAAGTGGGTCAAAATTCTAAGGGATCACTAACAGGATGATCAATGTGCTTTGGAAAAATCTTCTTAAGGGGACAGTTAGGTCAGAATTCTTAAAGAAGTCATTGATCGTTATATCTTTTAgtggaccagttgggtcagaattcttaagGGGTCACTAATAGGGTTGATAAATGTTTTGTTTTAGTCACCGACAGTTGGCCCGtgcaaatataattatttatatgattagtggattaattCTTTTAgtaaggcaaaatcacctcgaCGGGTGGACAAGACTAACATTTTCTAAGGGAAACTTGGATAATTGAATGTGTCATCTTTCTATTTCTTGCATGCGTTAACATTTATCTACAAGAATATTTTTCTAAGAAgggaaaaattttaaaaacccaattcaaacctcctctttcttgtgtttttctctaccttcacaTAGCTAGAAGGAAATTTCGAGAAGGCACACCTCAAACTGTCACTCAACAAATTATTTTAGTAAACGCACGAGATACTTAACAGTATAAGAGACATAGAAAGAACATGGAAGCAAGATATACCTTGTAGATGTATTTTAAAGAACATGGAAGCAAGATATACCTTGCAATCAACAcatgtattagaaagttatagaaagaacgttacaattataattcaatttgtatgtataataatttagaatagaATTCAATCAATATAATTATAAGAGAAGAGTGTTGTTTTTATAGTTGAAGTTATTTCaattctaaataaaaattaatttttttaacaaaaagcccgcgggcaaaacccgccccgccccgcctcgGCCCGATTTTTTAAGCGGGTTAGGCGGGGCGGGCCAACTTAAGGTACCGAGCCGAAAACCTCAGCCCAGCCCGCCCAAAATGGCGGGTCAAACGGGCCGACCCGGCGGGcctggcccgttttgccacccctattttTAACCTGTATTTTGATATTAACATGTTGAAAATGTATGATTTATTGTATTTTATGAACTTTGATGTATGATTTACCAATATTTTGTTTGACAAATTGATCTTATTAATAAATGACCATTACGAATGATCTATTGTGGGTTTGATTTATAAATGATTTATAGTGTATGATTTTTTAATATTGAAAAATTTCTTCAAAATTCTTGTCAAAGGGTACAAATATTGTTTTGAGGTTTGTCTAAATTTTGAAATTCAGATTCAACCCATTGTTATAAAATAAGCATTGATATTTCTTCTAAACCATCAATGAAACACATATCGAGCCAATTAATGGAATTTGTCGGGAGAAAGATTGAAATCTGaacattttttggaaaaaatagtGTCTCTTTGATAAagtgtatttttttaaatttgtgcgTCCGAATTCTAATATTCAAACACTACGAATaacattttcaaatttttattcgGGGTGTGAATATGGGGTATAGTAAACAATGctcaaaaaaaatatttggttGAGGAAGTTCTAATTTTATTTGGACCCAAATCCCAGTTGAGATGAAATTAAAAGAATGATATTTGTTTGGCTAAAAAAATCTATTCAACTAAGCGCAATCAACTATATAAATCAAACTTCCCCTTAATGTTCTATCAAAAATCCCACTTTTATCCAACTCCTTaatttcaaaaatctttttcctATAATTTTTCTAAATCTTCTTTTTTCTCCTTCATCTGATATTCTCTTTTGACATAATCCACTTTTTTTTCCCTACATGCCCACATTACCAAAATTTTAGAAGAGAAAAAATGACACCACGTAAAGGTTAATGAGGTCCAACAATGGATGACTCGTTTTCTATTTGACACAATTAAACTAAACTAAAATTAATGGAACAAAATTTGAATAACTACTTGTGAATTCAATGAAACTACCAATGCAACCAAGTATAAACTACAATTTCCTAAAAAGTATCCAACCCTAAatgtaagaaaaaaaatcaatgaaaCTACCTATGCAACCAAGAGCAATTCTATTAAACGCGTTTACTCCCATAAAATAGTAGCCAAAAAAAATAACCAAAGTCAGATGAGATGCACAAGATGACATACCATCAATTTACCATCTCAACAAACAAGGATAAACTTACAAAATTAGTCAAGAAGCAAACAAATGATACAACATAAATGAAAGTCGCTTTTCAATTCATATATGAAGTGTGGGATGGTCAATGACACCTTACCTGAAGGCACTACATAAATGAAACAGTAAAGTCGAACATTGTCTTTCTAACTAAAGATAAATTTAAGACACAACCAATTGGATGAAAACAACTCAGCGGAAATAAATAGATACTTGAGGGATATCAATATCGTTATCATCGTCGTCCTCACAGGCCACAACAACATCGATGTGACGACGGTAGGAAGGGATTTCCATCTTGGCTACATCCCTTGCTAAATCCACAACTTTTTTGTCCATCCTCTCTTTGTGCCTAGGAAACATGCTATTGTAAAGCAGACAACTTCCACAAGAAATACTATAAGCATTCAAACCTTTTTCCTTCAGCCAATCAAGAAGCTCCCTGAGAGTAGGATTGTTTTTTATGATCCATCTGTCCCAAACCGTCCAACTCAAATCTTGATGCTTGATGACCTTTGCTGGAACTGGCTCAGCAATGGAAAAGAGAGGTAGGGCTAAGTTCGCAAATGTGTTTCGGTAGTCTTCGAGTTTGTGCCCTCCATCCAAAGCTTTGTACAACTCCAGGCAAACAAGGCCAGTGGCCATAGCAGTTGAGGTTGCAATTGCTGGAATGATCCTCCCTGCGATAAATTTGGCCTTGAGCTTGTCAACTTCGGGAATGCTGTAATTCCGTGCCCTCATGTTGGCAAGCCCAGCTATCACATCCATGTGGTAGTTTGTATCATCATCCTGcaattttttaaatagaaaaacaaTTTCTCAGTTCGgatgaaaataaataaaccacCGGCACAAAAGTGGATGTAGTGTGAACCCAGATCCTATTCTAAGCACAGACAAACTTCCAAAATTCCCAATTGAAACCAGCAAATACAATTTAAGAAAAAAGAAAGGACTTTACTGGGTAACATGGTGAAATTTCCgtcaataaaagtaaaaaatataccTTCTCAAACTGGATCGGCTTCATCCTGAACTCTGGCTGCAGATTTGACCGGCATCTCTCTAACTTGACGATTAGATCATCAATAACAGCTGCATCATCCACAGAAGCAGTAGAGAGACTGGTGGCCTTCTCATCTGTCACAATTTTTGCATCCTTCCTGGGCTGAAAATCGGGTACTATCATTCTATCAACAAATTCAGCCAACTTTGTAGGGTTATTCACCCAGTCAGGGATAGGGATACCAAATGTTTCTGCTCGTAGTATAGAGGCTGCCATCAAAAACTGGAGATGACTCTGATCAGAGGTGGAGAACTGCAGTGGACGAGGGAATCGTTTTGGTGCAGACCAAAAAGGAGCTCCAGTACTGGTTGCAGCATCTTCGGGAAAAGTATAAGCTAATTGCTTCACTCGGTTCGCAAAATAATCTTCAAACCTGTGAATAAAAAACCATGATTGAGTACATAAAGAAAAAACTAATCTGCACGGACATGAAATATCATAAATAAAGCATATTAAGTCAAACAATCATACTTAAGCCTAGCCCACGTAATACAATCTTCTAAAGTCTCACACTTCTCCTTGTCCAAGCATTCAAGTACACGCTCTAAGTTATCCCTAGCCTGAGCATCACCAGCATTCCTCATTGCATTAGTATATTCATTTGGATTTGATAAATATGCATTTACTTCAGCTGGAGTTTTCTCTAGCAAACCCTCAAACTCTGATCGAGCCCATGTCAAGCAGTGGTCAATATTGTGTGGAAATGAGTGCACAGTACACATTGGTGCTTGTTTCTCAGGTGGATCTCTTGAGGCCCCATAGTTTTCTGTTAGGTGGGGAATGACCATTTGGGTATTGCATTTAGCACCAAGTGTTCCAGATTCAAGAAGTGGTTTCTGGAAATACAAGCATCTCTGATCTACATATAGTCTTGCATTCACATTGTCTAGTGCATTAACTACAACACTCAAGTTTTCCCAAAAGGTATCGTGAAAAACATTTTCAGTTTCAGCGCCAACACGATTTTGTAGAGCTACAATATTCAGTCGAGGGTTTATAGATGCAGCAGCTGAAGCAGCAACAGTAGACTTAGCCTGACCAATATTCCAATCACGGAAAAGGAACTGCCTACTTAAGTTACTCTTCTCTATGACATCATCATCAGTAACTGTCAGCTTCCCCTGACCTCCACAAGAGACTCCCATTAGGGCaagatttttcaaaaattcacATCCCAGAGCACCAGATCCAACAACAAACACCTGAGCATCTTCAAATTTCTTCTGTAATTTTTGCCCAAAAAC includes these proteins:
- the LOC131620768 gene encoding ubiquitin-activating enzyme E1 1-like; this translates as MLPRKRASEGGVNLEEQINNNSNNNGSAKKARIGSTAACSRESAVNESDRSFGSGGNNNNSNSGANLIAASTMAFGNSKPQEIDEDLHSRQLAVYGRETMRRLFASSVLVSGMRGLGAEIAKNLILAGVKSVTLHDEGNVELWDLSSNFVFSENDIGKNRAVASVSKLQELNNAVLVLSLTTQLTKEQLSNFQAVVFTEISLEKAVEFNDYCHSHQPPIAFVKSEVRGLFGAVFCDFGPEFTVSDVDGEEPHTGIIASIGNDNPALVSCVDDERLEFQDGDLVVFSEVHGMKELNDGKPRKIKNARAYSFTLEEDTTNYGAYEKGGIVTQVKQPKVLNFKPLREALSDPGEFLLSDFSKFDRPPLLHLAFQALDKFISETGRFPVAGSEDDAQKFISIANSINGNLGDGRLEDVNPTLLQQFAFGARAVLNPMAAMFGGIVGQEVVKACSGKFHPLFQFFYFDSVESLPTEPLHPNDLKPINSRYDAQISVFGQKLQKKFEDAQVFVVGSGALGCEFLKNLALMGVSCGGQGKLTVTDDDVIEKSNLSRQFLFRDWNIGQAKSTVAASAAASINPRLNIVALQNRVGAETENVFHDTFWENLSVVVNALDNVNARLYVDQRCLYFQKPLLESGTLGAKCNTQMVIPHLTENYGASRDPPEKQAPMCTVHSFPHNIDHCLTWARSEFEGLLEKTPAEVNAYLSNPNEYTNAMRNAGDAQARDNLERVLECLDKEKCETLEDCITWARLKFEDYFANRVKQLAYTFPEDAATSTGAPFWSAPKRFPRPLQFSTSDQSHLQFLMAASILRAETFGIPIPDWVNNPTKLAEFVDRMIVPDFQPRKDAKIVTDEKATSLSTASVDDAAVIDDLIVKLERCRSNLQPEFRMKPIQFEKDDDTNYHMDVIAGLANMRARNYSIPEVDKLKAKFIAGRIIPAIATSTAMATGLVCLELYKALDGGHKLEDYRNTFANLALPLFSIAEPVPAKVIKHQDLSWTVWDRWIIKNNPTLRELLDWLKEKGLNAYSISCGSCLLYNSMFPRHKERMDKKVVDLARDVAKMEIPSYRRHIDVVVACEDDDDNDIDIPQVSIYFR